Proteins encoded in a region of the Lepidochelys kempii isolate rLepKem1 chromosome 24, rLepKem1.hap2, whole genome shotgun sequence genome:
- the LOC140902685 gene encoding immunoglobulin kappa light chain-like, whose amino-acid sequence MNMIFAEYLLLSSLVLGVKLFLYQTQRIQFVEVSDNAKIQCSSTENLEGGSNILWYLRREGEKPTCIKRCLDDQNVSKFACKHETHSSTLEINNVQKTESGIYYCAYRYSSYLIFGNGSTLIVGDSYTKSSWVMLLVPFPHGSQVTGTANLACVIHGVSSPVHVSWSVSGELQEQGLTRSLKAKDGSLTLINHISVPMDTWTSGKNFTCEVKFNSSGNSVKKSTRYPAAPASKCSHYIVPLAAGAGLLLLVVSLSLVWTLCPSTLGLKPRTSAPPASEEHQGGILYAHLDFDSRNHKGRTMQRSAREKRVKA is encoded by the exons ATGAACATGATCTTTGCTGAGTATCTGCTTTTATCTTCTTTAG TACTGGGAGTGAAGTTATTTCTGTACCAGACTCAGCGGATCCAGTTTGTTGAAGTTAGTGACAACGCAAAGATCCAGTGTTCTTCCACAGAAAACTTGGAGGGAGGAAGTAACATATTATGGTATTTGAGAAGAGAAGGTGAGAAACCCACCTGCATTAAGCGCTGTTTGGATGATCAAAATGTAAGTAAATTTGCTTGCAAACATGAGACACACAGCTCGACACTGGAAATCAACAACGTCCAAAAGACTGAGTCTGGCATTTACTACTGTGCATATAGATACAGCAGCTACCTGATTTTCGGGAATGGATCCACGCTGATTGTTGGAG ACAGTTATACCAAGAGCAGCTGGGTGATGCTTCTGGTCCCATTTCCACATGGCAGTCAAGTCACTGGGACAGCGAATCTGGCTTGTGTGATCCATGGAGTGTCCAGCCCGGTCCATGTTTCCTGGAGTGTttctggggagctgcaggaacagGGGCTGACGCGCTCACTGAAAGCAAAGGATGGATCTTTAACCCTCATAAATCACATCAGCGTCCCCATGGACACCTGGACCAGTGGGAAGAATTTCACCTGTGAAGTCAAATTCAACTCTTCCGGCAACAGTGTGAAGAAAAGTACCAGGTATCCTGCAG cccctgccagcaagTGCTCACATTACATTGTGCCCCTTGCGGCTGGAGctggtctgctgctgctggtggtgtctCTGAGCCTCGTCTGGACCCTCTGCCCTTCCACACTAG GACTCAAGCCCAGGACCTCAGCACCCCCAGCTTCAGAGGAGCACCAG GGTGGAATCTTATACGCTCATCTGGATTTTGACTCGCGGAATCACAAGGGGCGCACGATGCAGCGATCGGCCAGAGAGAAACGTGTAAAAGCCTGA